The proteins below come from a single Acidobacteriota bacterium genomic window:
- the rpsE gene encoding 30S ribosomal protein S5, with the protein MIKSKQKIAQSGLLLKDQLISINRVTKVVKGGKNMSFAALVVVGDEAGHVGFGTGKAKEVPNAIKKAVEAAKNNLIRVPLIDGTLPHEMIGEYGAGRVLLKPAAEGTGVIAGGAVRAILQSLGVHNVRTKILGSNNAHNVIRATFNGLLRMKDPIEVARLRGKQVEDFN; encoded by the coding sequence ATGATTAAGTCTAAACAGAAAATTGCTCAGAGCGGCTTGCTGCTCAAGGATCAGTTGATCTCGATCAACCGCGTTACCAAGGTCGTTAAAGGCGGTAAGAACATGTCGTTCGCTGCTCTCGTTGTCGTCGGCGACGAAGCTGGCCACGTTGGATTTGGAACGGGTAAAGCGAAGGAAGTTCCGAACGCGATCAAGAAAGCGGTCGAGGCGGCGAAAAACAACCTCATCCGCGTCCCGCTCATTGACGGCACGCTGCCGCATGAGATGATCGGCGAATACGGAGCAGGACGCGTCCTGCTCAAGCCGGCGGCCGAAGGTACTGGAGTTATCGCCGGCGGAGCCGTGCGTGCTATTCTTCAGTCACTTGGCGTGCACAACGTGCGTACGAAGATCCTCGGGTCGAACAACGCCCATAATGTTATCCGTGCGACGTTTAACGGATTGCTCCGCATGAAGGACCCGATCGAGGTCGCTCGTTTGCGTGGAAAGCAGGTTGAAGACTTTAACTAG
- the rpsH gene encoding 30S ribosomal protein S8, with protein sequence MTDPIADMLTRIRNAIRANHTRVDIPGSKLKMEVARILKEEGYINNYSTKGEGVKYVIRIFLRYDAKGTPSITHLSRVSTPGRRVYVGSADIPKVLGGYGVNIVSTSKGLMSGKRARAEKVGGEILATIY encoded by the coding sequence ATGACAGATCCAATAGCCGACATGTTAACGCGAATTCGCAACGCTATCCGTGCGAATCACACCCGCGTCGATATTCCTGGCTCAAAGCTGAAGATGGAAGTAGCACGCATTCTCAAGGAAGAAGGCTACATCAACAACTATTCGACCAAGGGTGAAGGCGTTAAATACGTCATCCGTATTTTCCTTCGCTACGATGCGAAGGGAACGCCGTCGATCACGCATTTGTCGCGAGTATCGACACCGGGGCGCCGCGTATACGTCGGATCCGCGGATATACCAAAGGTTCTCGGCGGATATGGTGTAAACATCGTCTCGACGTCGAAGGGCCTGATGAGCGGAAAACGAGCTCGTGCCGAAAAGGTTGGCGGCGAGATCTTAGCAACGATTTATTAA
- the rplF gene encoding 50S ribosomal protein L6: protein MSRVGKKPISIPSGVTVTIKDSEMEVKGPKGTLKTPIPAGVTFKQEDGTLTAERASDDVSAFHGLARALANNAVVGVTEGFKREMDIVGVGYKADVQGQNINFSLGYSHPIVYSLPAGIEAKAERVNTKASITQYQTTITLSGIDKQLLGQVAAELNRLRKPDAYKGKGVRYAEKSYKLKPGKTGK, encoded by the coding sequence ATGTCTAGAGTAGGAAAAAAACCGATATCGATCCCGTCCGGCGTGACCGTGACGATCAAAGACTCGGAAATGGAAGTTAAGGGGCCGAAGGGCACGCTGAAAACTCCGATCCCGGCTGGTGTAACATTCAAGCAGGAGGACGGAACGCTTACGGCGGAACGTGCAAGTGACGATGTTTCGGCGTTCCATGGCCTGGCGAGGGCTTTGGCGAATAATGCGGTCGTCGGAGTAACTGAAGGCTTTAAGCGAGAGATGGATATCGTGGGCGTGGGTTACAAGGCCGATGTTCAGGGCCAGAACATAAACTTCTCGCTCGGATATTCGCACCCGATCGTTTACTCACTGCCTGCCGGTATTGAGGCGAAAGCGGAACGTGTGAACACGAAAGCGTCGATCACGCAGTACCAGACGACGATAACCCTGAGCGGCATTGATAAACAGCTGCTCGGACAGGTCGCCGCCGAGCTTAACCGCCTCCGTAAACCGGATGCATACAAAGGAAAAGGCGTTCGGTACGCTGAGAAATCGTACAAGTTGAAACCAGGCAAAACTGGTAAATAG
- the rplN gene encoding 50S ribosomal protein L14 yields the protein MIQMQTSLAVADNSGAKRVEMIMPVGGSTAKIARLGDTIKVTVKEAAPDGTAKKGKVYNAVIVRTRKEVRRKDGTYIRFDDNAAVLIKDDGSPIGTRVFGPVARELREKNFMKIVSLAPEVI from the coding sequence ATGATTCAGATGCAGACCTCGTTAGCGGTCGCAGACAATTCAGGAGCAAAGCGGGTCGAGATGATCATGCCGGTCGGTGGTTCGACGGCGAAGATCGCACGGCTCGGTGATACGATCAAAGTTACGGTCAAAGAAGCCGCTCCGGATGGTACCGCAAAGAAAGGTAAGGTTTACAACGCCGTTATCGTGAGAACCCGCAAGGAAGTTCGTCGTAAAGACGGAACGTACATCCGGTTCGACGACAACGCAGCGGTTCTCATCAAGGACGACGGCTCTCCGATCGGAACACGTGTGTTCGGCCCAGTAGCCCGCGAACTTCGCGAAAAGAACTTTATGAAGATCGTGTCGTTGGCACCGGAAGTTATTTAG
- the rplE gene encoding 50S ribosomal protein L5 encodes MARLKEKYKSEIAPALAKEFDIKNPMAIPRIEKVVVNMGLGEASSNAKILDVAAEELKSVTGQKPVITKAKKSIAAFKLRQGMAIGTMVTLRGDRMFEFLDRLISVALPRVRDFRGISGKAFDGRGNYTLGIREQLIFPEIDFNKVDKTRGMNISIVTTAKNDEQARSLLKAMGMPFRQ; translated from the coding sequence ATGGCCAGGTTAAAAGAAAAATATAAAAGTGAGATCGCTCCGGCATTAGCTAAGGAGTTTGATATCAAGAACCCGATGGCGATCCCGAGGATCGAAAAGGTCGTGGTCAACATGGGACTGGGCGAAGCAAGTTCGAACGCCAAGATCCTGGACGTTGCCGCCGAAGAGCTCAAATCGGTAACAGGCCAAAAGCCCGTCATCACGAAGGCAAAGAAATCAATTGCTGCCTTCAAGCTCCGCCAGGGAATGGCGATCGGCACCATGGTGACGCTTCGGGGCGATAGAATGTTCGAGTTTCTCGATCGTCTTATCTCGGTTGCTCTGCCTCGAGTACGCGATTTTCGCGGTATATCGGGCAAGGCGTTCGACGGACGCGGAAACTACACGCTCGGTATTCGCGAGCAGCTCATTTTCCCGGAGATCGATTTCAACAAAGTCGATAAGACCCGCGGAATGAATATTTCGATAGTAACGACAGCAAAAAACGATGAGCAGGCCCGCTCGCTTCTGAAAGCAATGGGAATGCCGTTCAGACAATAG
- the rpsN gene encoding 30S ribosomal protein S14, translating to MAKISKVVKNEMRRETVKLYAERRAAAKKIINNPKSTVEEVDAAVIKLQKMPRNASPSRVRNRCSQSGRSRGYLRKFGISRIALRSLALEGQIPGVVKSSW from the coding sequence ATGGCAAAGATCAGCAAAGTAGTAAAAAACGAGATGCGTCGCGAGACGGTGAAGCTTTATGCAGAACGCCGTGCAGCCGCAAAGAAGATCATCAACAACCCTAAATCGACGGTTGAAGAAGTCGATGCAGCGGTGATCAAACTTCAGAAGATGCCGCGTAATGCGAGCCCTTCGCGCGTCCGCAACCGCTGTTCACAGTCGGGCCGTTCGCGCGGATACCTTAGAAAGTTTGGCATCTCGCGTATCGCCCTTCGTTCGCTTGCACTGGAAGGCCAGATCCCGGGTGTCGTTAAGTCGAGCTGGTAG
- a CDS encoding uL15 family ribosomal protein has protein sequence MSAHRFTKTAKEKIEKAGGTATVIEKAKVAEAA, from the coding sequence ATTTCAGCGCATCGCTTTACCAAGACTGCTAAGGAAAAGATCGAGAAGGCCGGCGGCACTGCCACGGTAATTGAAAAGGCGAAAGTTGCTGAAGCGGCTTAA
- the rplR gene encoding 50S ribosomal protein L18: MSQKSRAEIRHGVHSRIRKKVNGTAERPRLAVFRSVSHIYAQIIDDKTGTTLATASTTEKALGLKTGGNIDAAKTVGKAIAERAVKAGISTVVYDRGGYVYHGRVKALIDASREAGLNKHEVKEAEAAA, encoded by the coding sequence ATGTCACAGAAAAGTAGAGCAGAAATTCGACACGGTGTTCACAGCCGCATTCGTAAGAAAGTCAACGGCACGGCTGAACGTCCAAGATTGGCGGTGTTCCGCAGCGTAAGTCATATTTACGCTCAGATCATTGACGATAAAACGGGGACCACGCTTGCGACCGCATCGACGACTGAGAAAGCACTCGGCCTCAAAACAGGCGGAAACATTGATGCCGCGAAGACGGTCGGTAAAGCTATCGCCGAGCGTGCTGTGAAAGCGGGCATTTCGACTGTCGTTTACGATCGCGGAGGATATGTCTATCACGGCCGTGTCAAAGCCTTGATCGACGCTTCGCGTGAAGCCGGATTGAACAAGCACGAAGTTAAAGAGGCCGAAGCAGCGGCATAG
- the rplX gene encoding 50S ribosomal protein L24 has protein sequence MKTPKTGTVKSKIKRGDQVVFIAGKEYNRYDSAGKRQPYRGKVIAVDARNEKVKVEGAMIVKRHRKPVPQMNREGGIIEQEAWVSVSNVALIDPETGKPTRVKYEVRDGKKVRVAKSGKVLVETGSYKREAKKIDEEAAPEAN, from the coding sequence ATGAAGACTCCAAAGACAGGAACAGTAAAGAGCAAGATCAAACGCGGCGATCAGGTCGTGTTCATTGCCGGAAAAGAATATAACCGCTACGACAGCGCAGGTAAGCGTCAGCCGTATCGCGGCAAAGTGATCGCGGTCGATGCTCGCAATGAGAAGGTCAAGGTCGAGGGAGCGATGATCGTTAAGCGTCACCGTAAACCGGTCCCGCAGATGAACCGCGAAGGCGGCATCATCGAGCAGGAAGCGTGGGTCAGCGTTTCGAACGTAGCTCTTATCGATCCGGAAACCGGAAAGCCGACACGTGTTAAGTACGAAGTTCGCGATGGTAAGAAGGTCAGAGTCGCCAAGAGCGGTAAAGTTCTTGTCGAGACCGGAAGCTACAAACGCGAAGCCAAGAAGATCGATGAAGAAGCGGCTCCGGAGGCCAATTAA
- the rpmD gene encoding 50S ribosomal protein L30: protein MAKKAEIKEGGQIKIQYYRSMIGYSKKQKEIVKALGITKLNQTVTLLDSAGSRGIVAKVPHLLRIVD from the coding sequence ATGGCAAAGAAAGCAGAAATTAAAGAAGGCGGGCAGATCAAGATCCAGTATTACCGGAGCATGATCGGCTATTCGAAAAAACAGAAGGAGATCGTCAAAGCATTGGGTATAACCAAGCTCAATCAGACGGTTACTCTATTAGATTCGGCAGGCTCACGAGGTATCGTGGCTAAGGTTCCGCACTTACTCAGGATCGTTGACTAG